The following are encoded in a window of Vidua chalybeata isolate OUT-0048 chromosome 35, bVidCha1 merged haplotype, whole genome shotgun sequence genomic DNA:
- the TBCB gene encoding tubulin-folding cofactor B: MELELFGAEDEPLGTLDCDEALLGSYPVTDGCRVHVTDRSGARAGQFEDLTQVAKYEMAESDYDKRTESVRSFLRQRSWGRWDREREQEREREREQRRAQEAAAAAALPLGARCEVRVPGQPCRRGTIAFVGETDFKPGFWVGVRYDEPLGKHDGSVGGRRYFECPPKFGAFVRPQSVRPGDFPAESDGLDEEL, from the exons atggagctggagctgttcgGCGCCGAGGACGAGCCCTTGGGGACGCTGGACTGTGACGaggccctgctgggctcctACCCCGTCACCGACGGCTGCCGCGTGCAC GTGACCGACCGCAGCGGGGCCCGCGCCGGGCAGTTCGAGGACCTGACGCAAGTGGCCAAGTACGAGATGGCCGAGAGCGACTACGACAAGAGGAcag AGTCGGTGCGCTCCTTCCTGCGGCAGCGCTCGTGGGGCCGCTGGGACCGGGAGCGGGAGcaggagcgggagcgggagcgggagcagcGGCGGGCGCAggaggcggcggccgcggccgcgctcccgcTCGGTGCCCGCTGCGAGGTTCGCGTGCCCGGCCAGCCCTGCCGCAGGGGCACCATCGCCTTCGTGG GTGAGACGGATTTCAAGCCGGGATTTTGGGTGGGGGTGCGCTACGATGAGCCGCTGGGCAAGCACGATGGAAG CGTGGGCGGCCGCCGTTACTTCGAGTGTCCCCCCAAGTTCGGCGCCTTCGTGCGGCCGCAGAGCGTCCGCCCCGGCGACTTCCCGGCCGAGAGCGACGGCCTGGACGAGGAGCTGTGA